The genomic region AGTTACAACAGAGTCATCAAAACAACTAGAAGCACCATCTGATGAGCCTGCCAGCCCTAAGCTGAAGGAATCAGTGAAGAGGAAACAAAAACTGGCTAGGCAATACATGACTATATCTTTTGAGGAGACTGAATCTGATGAAGAGATCAAACAagatccaaagaagaaaggtgGTTTTTCAAGGGTTGTgagagaaaagaaggaagaagaaaagaaacaacttgagatggagCCTCCCCAAAAGACTCCCAAAATCACAATCGTACATAAGTGGAAGCATAAGGAAAATGAGCAATCTAAAccaaaaacaaagagaagaatcaGTAAGAAGAAGTTAGATGCTCAAGACATTATTGATCAAATCATTAATGATGGTAATTTGGATAAAATTTCTACattctatgatgattttcatgataAAGACAAGAAGCAGTTAGAGGAGGCAattgttttatatcttgattcttttagtaggacTTTGATagagttagagaaaattttgcccaGGGAATTGTATGATAAGTTAGAGGTCAAAAAATTACATGCACAAAATTTGGACTAGAAAATAAAGGAAACAAAATTGCTCAATCTATGTCCATCAATAACTCCACCAAAGATTCCAGATTTAATTAATAAGATAGGTTCAATTGAATTCAATCCTAAACATCAGATTAATAACATATGGgttagaatcattttgagtcttGGATATGATTTAAGTCCTAGTTTTGTTCAATCACATAATATACAATTACCAGGGGACAAGGAATCAGTAAAAATAGATGAACATAATGTAAATACAGATCCACCAGTTAGAACTCCTTCTGTTACTAAACAACTGAATAATAGGTCAAATTTTGGTACTGAGGATACTCAAAATGCTCCAGAATCCCATGTACAAGATGTAGACACAGAGGTTGAGAAGGACAAAGGTACAAAGAATAAGGTCTTAGATGATGTACTAACAGTGAGtgaggcaccaagtggcgaagACACCGATACATATGAGGTAAAGGCTACAGAGGATAAGTCACCAACTGACATAGCAAAATAGACAGAGTCAGTCTTCCCTTCTAGTTTGGCAATTGATACTTCATCCCTAGCTAAAGGGAAAATGCCGCaattttctatcagttttgacaagccttatcatTTAATGTCTCTCATAGAGAAAATTTTGGCCACCACAACACTTCAGGGCTCAAGCAACTCAAGAATTGGCATAGGAAGAGTCTAGGGATAGAGAATTAATTTAGAATACTTTTGAATTTTGAACCAACGTGTACTGGAATTCCAAGGTAAGGAGAGTGCAAGCTCATCCAGTAAATTACAAGAGTTAATTGAATACATCCCTAAGCAATATGTTTCTTTGGTTAAGATTTATGTAACTGAGGCTAAAGACAAATTTGTTAAGGCCTGGAAGTAGACATTTTTAGTGATGATTGCGTTAGAGAAGGGAAAACTTAAAACTTGCTTACAATCTATTGATGATGCGTTAGCAGAAGGAGGAAAGGTAtacaagacttgtctagatttttctaAGCTTACAACTTCCATAGACAagaaaattttggattgtaaagaTCACTTGCTCCAAATTTCAAACTCCTATAATCTGCTAACAAATTTGACAAGTTCTTTAGAAGGTCTAATTTTGGCAGTTATGGATCAGATtttgagattagagaaggaaagggacaacaTAATAAGGAGATATACAAAGCTCAGTAATTTTATTGATCCCTGACTTGGTAACCTGCTATTTCACAAGACAGAGTGTATATCTAACATGCAGCAGGATGATCCCACTGAATCCTAGGCCATAGAATATCATGCTAGTCACTTGAATGGATTCACCTCTATTATTGATTCTCTAAGGCAGGGTTGAGAcacatacttttcatttttgaagactttATATGCTTGCATTTTGAAGCATGTATAGGAACTAGTATGTATATAGCTGTATAATATATTTGCTGGGCACCCCGCTTTGTTATTAATGTCAAAGGGAGGGAGTACATTGAAAAATGGATGTATATCATAGGGGGAGTACACTAGATATATATAACTGCATGAATGTACAGGTAAGGGGGAGAAAATTCAGAGATGATATCATTTTTCActtgagtgtttccatcaatgccaaagggggagattgttggcaattgacactcatctggtaaggtgaactacatttagggttgtcattaatgacaactcatctttaggtgttggtatttctcatctggattcattgtcttatcattttgaATAGATTGGGCCAAGAAGTATACACACACTTTTCTTTATTCTTGTTAACGGGTTAGTCTTGGTACTGGTAAGGAATATTTGGGACCTGGTTAAGTATAGAATCcggttaaggtattttgggacccGGTTAAGTAGAGAATCcggttaaggtattttgggacccTGGTAAAATCACTTGTGGAATTTATGGTAACGTGTAGGCTGACGTCAGATATGATCATCGGGATAATGCATATCATACTTTGTGATCTGGAAGCTGACAAgtttattttatttcatcttgagGCCCACATGTTAAACAAGTTACAAGGGTATTTAAGAGAGATCATTTAGCAATAGATTTCATATTAGTGGTTATGTGATTTGTGATGTGAATTAGTTAGAGATTGATGGTATGCGTTTTGGTCAGCGAGTGAGACCTTTTATGCCCAGTTTCATGTGCACAGTCCCAACCAGTAGGAGAACAAAGAAAAATAGAGTATCAGTAAACCAGTTTAGAGGAGGTTGAAAGAGCTTTAAACGGAACTTATCTAGCATTGTGAGATTCATCCTATAATTTCACTTTTTTATGAAATCATTGTGTAATTttgtgtaagtcaatgagacttctgtttgagtagtgagctctaagcaatgaGCTTGATTGAATGTggaatcccctctatgtaatatttgtataccttgatcaagtatatagctattatgggtatcaaccccactgtggtttttccctttacaaggttttccacatataaatattggtgttatggtatttcttctttatgtgttgtttggtttatgcactttaattttattttttgttaacaGTAAGTTCATAAATTCATTTACCGTTTGAACATTGACTCACCCccatctcagtgttcttggattccaacaataggGTTACTTTTCTTTCATCCTTATGTCATGGGATGGCGGGGCACCAATTTGCCAGGATTTAAGGGATCTTCACAAGTCGAGGTCTATCTTATCGAAACACAAAGTTACAACGAACATAGAGCTATGTCGCTAAGAATAAAAACATATCACTACGAACAATCAGATGTTGTTGAGACCAAAGGACTATCTTGCCAAAAACCATCAAACAAGTGATTCAACCTGCAGAAAGACTATATCAAACTCTATGGATTCAACATTATGAGAGACCAATGTAGAACAATAATCCAACCCTAAATGACATGAATTCAACCCTTTTTGTTTCTTTGCAACCATTTTTTCTACAACTCATCTACAATTctagttgatatcaatgataatGTTTGCCAACAACCTCTATGCAAACCATGAAAAAATCTCTAATATGTTCCTTTgggtctccttttcctttatattt from Cryptomeria japonica chromosome 3, Sugi_1.0, whole genome shotgun sequence harbors:
- the LOC131874434 gene encoding uncharacterized protein LOC131874434 is translated as MKMTRVVAETLISEGHDKAKIEQKVRILEAQRKEEMKKKKKEEREEKKEAQATPNVVPVTTESSKQLEAPSDEPASPKLKESVKRKQKLARQYMTISFEETESDEEIKQDPKKKGGFSRVVREKKEEEKKQLEMEPPQKTPKITIVHKWKHKENEQSKPKTKRRISKKKLDAQDIIDQIINDGNLDKISTFYDDFHDKDKKQLEEAIVLYLDSFSRTLIELEKILPRELIILSLGYDLSPSFVQSHNIQLPGDKESVKIDEHNVNTDPPVRTPSVTKQLNNRSNFGTEDTQNAPESHVQDVDTEVEKDKGTKNKVLDDVLTVSEAPSGEDTDTYEVKATEDKSPTDIAK